The Microbacterium luteum genome includes a region encoding these proteins:
- a CDS encoding siderophore-interacting protein — MTSSAETPTFRIERRPLELRFRWTTLTAREWVTPEYVRVRLTGDDLVGFASLGADDHIRVFFPDGETSTVEELRASPSREYTPLAWNADEGWLELEFAVHGDQGIGAPWAAHAPLGSPAGVGGPRGSAVMAGRPDAWFLAGDETAVPAMRRFVGLMDADAVGRILIEVAGPDRELPLQNVPAGVSVSFVHRGDGPSGTALAATLDGIGADERPDGAVFGFVAAEQAIVKSGRALLRERWMLPAEQIVVKGYWKRGEAEYHAPH; from the coding sequence ATGACTTCCTCGGCTGAGACACCCACTTTCCGCATCGAACGCCGGCCGCTCGAGCTCCGGTTCCGGTGGACGACGCTGACCGCCCGGGAGTGGGTCACTCCCGAGTACGTACGCGTGCGATTGACCGGCGACGACCTAGTCGGGTTCGCCTCGCTGGGCGCCGACGACCACATCCGGGTCTTCTTCCCCGACGGCGAGACCTCGACGGTGGAGGAGCTCCGTGCCTCGCCGAGCCGGGAGTACACCCCCCTCGCATGGAACGCCGACGAGGGATGGCTCGAGCTGGAGTTCGCCGTCCACGGCGATCAGGGCATCGGCGCGCCCTGGGCGGCCCACGCTCCCCTGGGCTCTCCGGCGGGCGTGGGCGGACCGCGCGGCTCCGCGGTCATGGCCGGACGACCCGACGCCTGGTTCCTCGCCGGCGACGAGACGGCCGTTCCCGCGATGCGCCGCTTCGTGGGACTGATGGATGCCGACGCGGTCGGCCGCATCCTGATCGAAGTGGCCGGGCCAGACCGTGAGCTGCCGCTTCAGAACGTGCCCGCGGGAGTGTCGGTCTCGTTCGTCCATCGGGGCGACGGTCCCTCCGGCACGGCTCTCGCCGCGACACTCGACGGGATCGGAGCGGACGAGCGACCAGACGGCGCCGTGTTCGGGTTCGTCGCCGCCGAGCAGGCGATCGTGAAGAGCGGACGGGCGCTTCTGCGCGAACGCTGGATGCTTCCGGCGGAGCAGATCGTGGTCAAGGGCTACTGGAAGCGCGGCGAAGCCGAGTACCACGCGCCCCACTGA
- a CDS encoding MBL fold metallo-hydrolase yields the protein MTFAGKNALDTPMEGLLSGPTSRLPYQQNVLLRSYVLERPQGNMIVYNSPGVSEAAAAILDRGRPARLLINHAHEAMYRQPALDVPVWVHTKDRAETARSIRIAGTFDKRQMIADDLEVIPTPGHTAGTTSYLWDNGTHRFLFTGDFIWIEDAEWKAVVLDPRSRSDYVASLQRVREIEFDVLVPWGTTETDAPYGLVADQHEKRARIDAVIDRVRAGGSR from the coding sequence ATGACCTTCGCCGGAAAGAATGCACTGGACACGCCGATGGAGGGGCTGCTCTCCGGGCCGACCTCGCGACTCCCCTACCAGCAGAATGTGCTGCTCCGCTCGTACGTTCTCGAGCGTCCGCAGGGCAACATGATCGTCTACAACTCCCCCGGGGTGAGCGAGGCGGCGGCGGCCATCCTCGACCGCGGCCGACCAGCGCGCCTGCTGATCAACCACGCCCACGAGGCGATGTACCGCCAGCCTGCGCTCGACGTGCCCGTGTGGGTGCACACGAAGGACCGCGCCGAGACTGCGCGCTCGATCCGAATCGCCGGCACGTTCGACAAACGCCAAATGATCGCCGACGACCTCGAAGTGATTCCCACTCCGGGGCATACGGCGGGAACCACCTCGTACCTGTGGGACAACGGCACCCACCGGTTCCTGTTCACCGGCGACTTCATCTGGATCGAGGATGCCGAATGGAAGGCCGTCGTGCTGGACCCGCGATCTCGCAGCGACTACGTGGCGAGCCTCCAACGGGTTCGTGAGATCGAGTTCGACGTGCTCGTGCCGTGGGGAACCACCGAGACCGACGCGCCCTACGGACTGGTCGCCGACCAGCACGAGAAGCGAGCCCGCATCGACGCGGTCATCGACCGAGTGCGCGCGGGCGGCAGCCGCTGA
- a CDS encoding TetR/AcrR family transcriptional regulator has protein sequence MSDRPSSSRRQPRADATRNRRRILDAATSVFAEKGPAATLSDVARTAGVGIGTIYRNFDDKESLLDALFDDKIDTVIRVAVEAAEVQDPGVAFRTYLWGMIEAHSLDRSLATVLFTSNRVDRFPAHLSDQLASTADGLIAAAIEAGELRAGFTRQDTTVLAIMVRTIVAATGETAPGLWRRYADIVVDGTRPTSHAGPLRPAPLDFTSTAEALGRTL, from the coding sequence ATGTCCGATCGGCCTTCTTCGTCGCGCCGGCAGCCGCGGGCCGACGCGACGCGCAATCGTCGTCGTATCCTCGATGCCGCGACGAGTGTGTTCGCCGAGAAAGGTCCCGCGGCCACGCTCAGCGATGTCGCCCGAACGGCCGGAGTAGGAATCGGAACGATCTACCGCAACTTCGACGACAAGGAATCGCTGCTGGACGCACTCTTCGACGACAAGATCGACACTGTCATCCGAGTCGCCGTCGAGGCCGCGGAAGTGCAAGACCCCGGCGTCGCGTTCCGCACCTATCTCTGGGGCATGATCGAGGCGCACTCGCTCGACCGGAGTCTTGCGACCGTCTTGTTCACGTCGAATCGCGTCGATCGCTTTCCTGCTCACCTGTCCGATCAGCTGGCCTCGACCGCCGACGGCCTGATCGCCGCGGCCATCGAAGCCGGCGAACTGCGTGCCGGTTTCACGCGGCAGGATACGACCGTGCTCGCGATCATGGTTCGGACGATCGTCGCCGCAACCGGCGAGACCGCTCCGGGCCTCTGGCGCCGCTACGCCGACATCGTGGTGGATGGCACCCGACCCACGAGCCACGCGGGCCCGCTGAGGCCTGCGCCTCTCGACTTCACCAGCACGGCCGAGGCCCTCGGACGCACATTGTGA
- a CDS encoding amidohydrolase family protein, with translation MTAVHDLVVDDAVIVTMNARRDVVHGWIAIDDGAVTAVGSGRAPTARERVDARGGIVHPGFLSTHQHAMDALGRAAHDEAPDFFDWLFGTYYGTVLGYGDADAGRAVALTGADLARAGITTVVDCWGVGGVGSRRADACLVASVAAAVRTGLRWIVAPKVSDRLPPGWDALLDRHAVEPADLVAPTDVARRFADAACDLATGRVEVWTSVELPEMAGDALLAGLGDVARARSVGFTTHVCASEAGAVDVGGERAVARLDRLGLVRPGTVAAHAVFADASDRDLLADRGMGAAHCAAATMLLGGTSSPLGALRDAGVAVGLGLDNATLNTTADMGAEMRQALMFDRVAGTGRARATAHEIFAHATIDGARALGRDAELGSIEPGKRADLVLVDTGGSHLQPPRDPVLALVWQATCADIRLVLVDGEPVHERR, from the coding sequence GTGACCGCCGTGCACGACCTCGTCGTCGACGACGCCGTCATCGTCACGATGAACGCGCGACGCGATGTCGTGCATGGCTGGATCGCGATCGACGACGGCGCCGTCACCGCTGTCGGTTCCGGGCGGGCGCCGACGGCGCGGGAGAGAGTGGATGCGCGCGGCGGCATCGTTCATCCCGGGTTCCTCAGCACGCATCAGCACGCGATGGATGCGCTCGGTCGGGCCGCGCATGATGAGGCGCCGGACTTCTTCGACTGGTTGTTCGGCACCTACTACGGGACCGTGCTCGGCTACGGCGACGCGGACGCCGGTCGGGCCGTTGCGCTCACCGGCGCCGACCTGGCGCGGGCCGGGATCACCACCGTGGTCGACTGCTGGGGTGTCGGGGGCGTGGGTAGCCGCCGCGCGGACGCCTGTCTCGTCGCCTCGGTGGCGGCGGCCGTTCGCACGGGTCTGCGGTGGATCGTCGCTCCCAAGGTCTCGGACCGGCTCCCGCCGGGGTGGGATGCGCTCCTCGACCGCCACGCGGTCGAACCGGCCGACCTCGTCGCGCCGACCGACGTCGCGCGGCGGTTCGCGGATGCCGCGTGCGACCTCGCGACCGGTCGTGTCGAGGTGTGGACCAGCGTGGAACTGCCCGAGATGGCGGGCGACGCGCTTCTCGCCGGCCTCGGTGACGTGGCACGCGCGCGCTCCGTCGGATTCACAACGCACGTGTGCGCATCCGAGGCGGGTGCCGTCGACGTCGGCGGTGAGCGCGCGGTCGCGCGGCTCGATCGCCTCGGGCTGGTCCGACCCGGCACCGTCGCGGCACACGCGGTTTTCGCCGACGCGAGCGACCGCGACCTCCTCGCGGACCGCGGCATGGGTGCGGCCCACTGCGCTGCCGCGACGATGCTGCTCGGCGGCACGTCGAGTCCGCTCGGCGCGCTTCGCGACGCGGGTGTCGCCGTCGGCCTCGGTCTCGACAACGCCACGCTGAACACGACCGCCGACATGGGCGCCGAGATGCGCCAAGCGCTCATGTTCGACCGGGTCGCCGGTACGGGGCGTGCGCGCGCGACCGCGCACGAGATCTTCGCGCACGCGACCATCGACGGCGCTCGAGCTCTCGGGCGGGATGCGGAGCTCGGCTCCATCGAGCCGGGAAAGCGCGCCGACCTCGTGCTCGTCGACACGGGCGGGTCGCACCTCCAGCCGCCGCGCGACCCCGTGCTCGCGCTGGTGTGGCAGGCGACGTGTGCCGACATCCGCCTGGTCCTGGTCGACGGTGAACCCGTGCACGAGCGTCGATAG
- a CDS encoding HNH endonuclease signature motif containing protein: MEQFASRLDRAQIALAEATADAFVDGTCRELDDEDLLGIVKQVAHVARLAEALLVDAAGEVQDRVDSAVPSERLTTVRGCRSTKELVQRLTRGSSRSTTELLRAAKAVSRPTALASGEALPARYPALRAALSRGDVGIDAVATVAGTIDAAGCAAEARWAADEELAASACGTGADGAPAAGVDELRLQAQVWAIWLDQDGAEPREARAMRKRGVTLGACRDGLVPISGSLLPEVAGQLGTLFDAILNPKTDGPALPDGPRFTPDEDTTRFGVESLREQVTDALESSRPDLRSRVQRQHDAFASILGVAARSGDLPTIGGAAPTLVVAVSADDLRTGTGSAHIPSLGAEPVPLGVARHTACTGAVQRVFSDDNGRIRAIHTVERVFDQHQRRAITLRDGNCIISGCDVPAAWCEIHHVTEHSHGGPTHTDNGVLLCWHHHRTLETSGWQIRMRDGVPEIKAPYWIDPDQRWRPATGSPTRLRQRRRRR, encoded by the coding sequence ATGGAACAGTTCGCGAGTCGCCTCGATCGAGCGCAGATCGCGCTGGCGGAAGCCACCGCGGATGCGTTCGTCGACGGCACATGCCGCGAGCTTGACGATGAGGACCTGCTGGGTATCGTCAAACAGGTCGCGCACGTGGCGCGGCTGGCCGAGGCGCTGCTCGTCGATGCCGCGGGAGAGGTACAGGATCGCGTCGACTCCGCGGTGCCGAGCGAGCGACTCACGACCGTGCGCGGATGCCGGTCGACGAAGGAGCTCGTTCAGCGCCTCACACGCGGATCCTCCCGCTCGACGACGGAGCTGCTGCGGGCAGCGAAAGCCGTCAGCCGCCCCACCGCGCTCGCCTCCGGTGAGGCACTGCCGGCGCGCTATCCGGCACTTCGGGCCGCGCTCAGCCGCGGTGACGTCGGCATCGACGCGGTCGCGACCGTCGCGGGCACGATCGATGCGGCCGGTTGCGCGGCAGAGGCCCGATGGGCGGCGGATGAGGAGCTCGCAGCCTCCGCGTGCGGCACGGGCGCAGACGGCGCCCCCGCGGCCGGGGTCGACGAGCTGCGGCTGCAGGCGCAGGTGTGGGCCATCTGGCTCGACCAGGACGGCGCCGAACCTCGCGAGGCGCGGGCGATGCGCAAGCGCGGCGTCACTCTCGGTGCTTGTCGCGACGGACTCGTTCCGATCTCCGGGAGCCTGCTCCCCGAGGTCGCCGGCCAACTCGGAACGCTCTTCGATGCGATTCTCAACCCGAAGACCGACGGCCCAGCGCTGCCTGACGGGCCGAGGTTCACCCCGGACGAAGACACCACCCGCTTCGGCGTCGAATCGCTGCGGGAGCAGGTGACGGATGCTCTCGAGTCGTCACGACCGGATCTGCGCAGCCGCGTGCAGCGGCAACACGACGCATTCGCCTCGATCCTCGGCGTCGCGGCCCGGTCGGGAGACCTGCCGACCATCGGGGGTGCGGCTCCGACCCTCGTGGTCGCGGTGAGTGCCGACGACCTCCGCACCGGCACGGGCTCCGCCCACATCCCGAGCCTCGGCGCGGAGCCCGTTCCGCTCGGCGTCGCGCGTCACACGGCGTGCACCGGCGCTGTCCAGCGCGTGTTCTCGGACGACAACGGTCGCATCCGCGCGATCCACACCGTCGAGCGCGTCTTCGATCAGCATCAACGCCGAGCCATCACGCTCCGTGACGGGAACTGCATCATTTCCGGCTGCGACGTGCCGGCAGCATGGTGCGAGATCCATCACGTCACTGAACACTCTCACGGCGGACCTACCCACACCGACAACGGCGTGCTGCTCTGCTGGCACCACCACCGCACGCTCGAGACGAGCGGCTGGCAGATCCGGATGCGAGATGGCGTTCCCGAGATCAAGGCGCCGTACTGGATCGACCCCGATCAACGCTGGCGGCCGGCGACAGGCTCACCCACCCGCCTCCGACAACGTCGACGGCGAAGATAG
- a CDS encoding FAD-dependent oxidoreductase yields the protein MEKFDVAVVGMGALGSATAYHLARRGVKTIAFEQFELGHVRGASHDTSRIIRTSYGSPEYVRLARSSYRDWAELEATTGEQLTVITGGLVFIPSDGPFAASHFADSLTEVGIPYELLTPAEVHERWPQFRLPDGVETIWTPDSGIVHAARSVAALQMHARVGGADIRDRTPVLALDPTGDGVIVRTTKGDVLADKVVVTADAWTNTLLEPLGAAIPLITMQEQVTYFKPDDAAPSTATASPSGSGKTPTASTASRPMASRRSRPPGIAPTTS from the coding sequence ATGGAGAAGTTCGACGTCGCCGTCGTCGGCATGGGAGCGCTCGGGAGCGCAACCGCCTACCACCTCGCCCGCAGAGGCGTGAAGACCATCGCGTTCGAGCAGTTCGAGCTCGGGCACGTGCGCGGCGCCTCGCACGACACCTCCCGCATCATCCGCACCTCGTACGGCTCACCCGAGTACGTGCGCCTGGCACGGTCGTCGTATCGGGACTGGGCGGAACTCGAGGCGACGACGGGTGAGCAGCTCACCGTCATCACGGGCGGACTCGTCTTCATCCCCTCCGACGGGCCCTTCGCGGCATCCCACTTCGCCGACAGCCTGACCGAGGTCGGCATCCCCTACGAACTCCTCACGCCCGCGGAGGTGCACGAGAGGTGGCCGCAATTCCGCTTGCCCGACGGTGTCGAGACGATCTGGACGCCCGACTCCGGCATCGTCCACGCGGCGCGATCCGTCGCGGCCCTGCAGATGCATGCTCGGGTCGGCGGGGCCGACATCCGCGACCGCACACCGGTGCTCGCGCTCGACCCGACCGGCGACGGCGTGATCGTACGCACGACGAAAGGCGACGTGCTCGCCGACAAGGTCGTCGTCACGGCGGATGCATGGACAAACACTCTCCTCGAGCCCCTCGGCGCCGCGATACCGCTCATCACCATGCAAGAGCAGGTGACGTACTTCAAGCCCGATGATGCCGCACCCTCGACCGCGACCGCTTCCCCGTCTGGATCTGGGAAGACACCAACTGCTTCTACGGCTTCCCGACCTATGGCGAGCCGACGATCAAGGCCGCCCGGGATCGCTCCGACAACCTCATGA
- a CDS encoding phosphoribosyltransferase family protein: MDETPGIPETYTAQMGSQHVTLPVIPVSDDLSIALMMVIDQPVSVIETAGRELAAHFAGAAPDIVVAPATLGIPVAIEVTRALGLDDYVILQKTRKVHLGDALEAPVHAITSTSSASLLLDRARLDDIRGRRVLFVDDVISTGSSSGAALALLEQAGADIVGVGALLAEGDEWPDALASYANRLFALGRIPLFPR; this comes from the coding sequence ATGGACGAGACCCCCGGCATCCCCGAGACCTACACGGCACAGATGGGCAGCCAGCACGTGACGCTGCCGGTGATCCCGGTCTCCGACGACCTGTCGATCGCGCTCATGATGGTGATCGACCAGCCGGTGTCGGTCATCGAGACAGCGGGACGCGAGCTGGCCGCGCACTTCGCCGGTGCCGCGCCCGATATCGTCGTCGCGCCGGCGACCCTCGGCATCCCCGTGGCGATCGAGGTCACCCGCGCCCTCGGTCTCGACGACTACGTCATCCTGCAGAAGACCCGCAAGGTGCACCTCGGCGACGCCCTCGAAGCGCCCGTTCACGCCATCACGAGCACGTCGAGCGCATCGCTGCTGCTCGACCGTGCCCGGCTCGATGACATCCGCGGCCGTCGCGTGCTGTTCGTCGACGACGTGATCTCGACGGGATCGTCGTCGGGTGCGGCGCTCGCTCTCCTCGAACAGGCGGGAGCCGACATCGTCGGCGTGGGGGCGCTCCTGGCCGAGGGTGACGAGTGGCCGGATGCCCTCGCGTCCTACGCCAATCGGCTGTTCGCGCTGGGCCGCATCCCGCTCTTCCCGCGGTGA
- a CDS encoding aldo/keto reductase, translating into MMQIPTVTLNDDTLFPQVGLGTYGLNGDEGIEAVVAAIASGYRLLDTAVNYENEREIGEAVRRSGADRDELFVATKIPGRHHGYDLAIESTNGSLNVLGLDRIDLSLIHWPNPSVDKYVDTWKAMIDLRGEGKIRSIGVSNFTQPMLERLIEETGVVPAVNQVELHPYFPQAALRAFHAEHGIRTESWSPLAKRSELLTEPILRELAEIHGKSPSQIALRWHVELGSTPIPKSADPDRQRDNADVFDVELTDDEVAAISALERGRLWGGDPDIHEEM; encoded by the coding sequence GTGATGCAGATCCCGACAGTCACGCTCAACGACGACACGCTCTTCCCACAGGTGGGCCTCGGCACCTATGGGCTGAACGGCGACGAGGGCATCGAGGCCGTGGTGGCCGCCATCGCTTCGGGCTACCGGCTGCTGGACACCGCGGTGAACTACGAGAACGAGCGGGAGATCGGAGAGGCGGTGCGCCGCAGCGGCGCGGACCGTGACGAGCTGTTCGTGGCGACGAAGATCCCGGGACGCCACCACGGCTACGACCTGGCGATCGAATCGACCAACGGTTCGCTGAACGTGCTCGGTCTGGACCGCATCGATCTCAGCCTCATCCACTGGCCGAATCCGAGCGTCGACAAGTACGTCGACACGTGGAAGGCGATGATCGACCTCCGCGGCGAGGGCAAGATCAGGTCGATCGGGGTGTCGAACTTCACCCAGCCGATGCTCGAGCGCCTCATCGAGGAGACCGGAGTCGTGCCCGCGGTCAATCAGGTCGAACTGCACCCGTACTTTCCGCAGGCGGCCCTGCGCGCGTTCCACGCCGAGCACGGCATCCGCACCGAGTCTTGGAGCCCACTGGCCAAGCGCAGCGAGCTGCTCACGGAGCCGATCCTGCGCGAACTCGCCGAGATCCACGGGAAGTCGCCGTCGCAGATCGCGCTGCGGTGGCACGTGGAGCTCGGCTCGACGCCCATCCCCAAATCCGCCGACCCCGATCGCCAGCGCGACAACGCCGACGTGTTCGACGTCGAGCTCACCGACGACGAGGTCGCGGCGATCTCCGCCCTCGAGCGGGGACGTCTGTGGGGCGGCGACCCCGACATCCACGAGGAGATGTGA
- a CDS encoding STAS/SEC14 domain-containing protein, protein MIETIDDVPDGVLGFRAVGDVTAEDYEKVLDPALDRALSTHEKVNLVMVLGDRFERYSLGAMWQDTLLSGKPRRVWGRCAVVTGHSVIAEIIHSLAFLFPGDLRFFAVDREEAAIAWAAGGDD, encoded by the coding sequence ATGATCGAGACGATCGACGATGTTCCCGACGGCGTCCTCGGCTTTCGCGCCGTCGGCGACGTGACCGCCGAAGACTACGAGAAGGTGCTGGATCCGGCCCTGGACCGAGCATTGTCCACGCACGAAAAGGTGAACCTCGTGATGGTGCTGGGTGACCGGTTCGAGCGCTACTCGCTCGGCGCGATGTGGCAGGACACGCTTCTGTCCGGCAAGCCGCGCCGCGTGTGGGGGCGCTGCGCCGTCGTCACGGGACACTCCGTCATCGCCGAGATCATCCACAGCCTCGCGTTTCTCTTCCCCGGCGACCTGCGCTTCTTCGCCGTCGACCGCGAAGAAGCGGCGATCGCGTGGGCGGCCGGAGGCGACGACTGA
- a CDS encoding aldo/keto reductase encodes MSAAITPAPSALTLGTSGLGRDTEVGSVEEAAAVDLVLALLRSDHALLDTSNAYAGGRSEAVIGKALAALSPDEVSSAGQPPVVTKVDGDPETGVFDRDRVLRSYEESLARLGVDRVSLVHLHDPFTITFEQAVAPGGALDGMRHLRDTGAVDAIGIAAAPASLVQQYVDTDAFDAVLCHNRFTLVDQTARALFEDAKSRGMTVFNAAPFGAGLLAKGSASGARYGYREVPDDLRRWVQAAEEVCAANGVSLRAAALHFSLRSPLVDSTVVGVSSPSRLAELDELAATPVPDDVWGALEGLGPAPSNVDA; translated from the coding sequence ATGAGCGCCGCGATCACTCCCGCACCGTCCGCACTGACCCTGGGCACATCCGGACTCGGACGAGACACGGAGGTCGGCTCCGTCGAGGAGGCGGCCGCGGTAGACCTGGTGCTGGCCCTGCTGCGGAGCGACCACGCGCTCCTCGACACCTCCAACGCCTACGCCGGGGGGCGCTCGGAAGCCGTGATCGGCAAGGCGCTGGCCGCGCTCAGCCCGGACGAGGTCAGCTCGGCCGGGCAGCCACCGGTGGTCACGAAGGTCGATGGCGATCCCGAGACCGGCGTCTTCGACCGTGACCGCGTGCTGCGCTCCTACGAGGAATCCCTCGCGCGGCTCGGCGTGGATCGCGTCTCCCTGGTGCACCTGCACGACCCGTTCACGATCACCTTCGAGCAGGCGGTCGCCCCGGGCGGTGCGCTCGACGGGATGCGGCATCTGCGCGACACCGGTGCCGTCGATGCGATCGGCATCGCCGCCGCGCCCGCATCCCTCGTGCAGCAGTACGTCGATACCGACGCCTTCGACGCTGTGCTGTGCCACAACCGCTTCACGCTCGTCGACCAGACCGCGCGCGCCCTGTTCGAGGACGCGAAGTCGCGTGGGATGACGGTCTTCAACGCTGCGCCCTTCGGCGCCGGACTGCTCGCCAAGGGGTCGGCCTCCGGGGCTCGCTACGGCTATCGCGAGGTGCCCGACGACCTGCGGCGCTGGGTGCAGGCGGCCGAAGAGGTGTGTGCGGCGAACGGGGTCTCGCTGCGGGCTGCTGCGCTCCACTTCTCGCTGCGGTCACCGCTGGTCGATTCGACCGTCGTCGGGGTCTCGTCTCCGTCGCGCCTCGCCGAGCTCGACGAGCTTGCGGCGACGCCCGTGCCCGATGACGTCTGGGGCGCGCTCGAAGGCCTCGGGCCCGCGCCGTCGAACGTGGACGCCTGA
- a CDS encoding helix-turn-helix domain-containing protein: MTARVAAGLRALQAVAGRTDPTLSVAAGEIARTIAMPLSTVSRLCAELVGLGLLARGDAYGSYRVGEVALALSGRASSPYARVCRTVLTRIAHRTGETAVLAAPTPEGMRVVGAVVSPWTLHSPAEVGELVVDRPSAIARAGSEEETTSGGGRVVETTVGKSVEIAVPILAPGGDALAVVAVRLPMNRARQGIAVARKAVLEARRAVERVVDARGQTASPSVPAAMSSPPASPPAPALAATLDMLWALSSGPRPLAELARAAGIRRDRAVRLLETCRRSGVVRIEEGEGLVSLEWSIHGWQRAALASRLVTQGTPVVARTADRAGVCAFITVLRGMRSVTLVEELRHIGPGLEMTPWLGRPCPILSSDGGPALMLAFDDDDIGAFLPARADARESAEFFRRVHLLGKDGVMARESFEEAGQTAFTAPIRDSSGAVVAAACLVGASDEMRPRVAELSDAVHTMAAEVSILVGFGAEYPGGAVPTR; encoded by the coding sequence ATGACCGCTCGAGTCGCCGCAGGTCTGCGGGCTCTGCAGGCGGTCGCGGGTCGTACGGATCCGACCCTTTCCGTGGCTGCCGGCGAGATCGCACGGACGATCGCCATGCCGTTGAGCACCGTGTCGCGACTGTGCGCGGAACTGGTCGGGCTGGGTCTGCTCGCCCGCGGCGACGCATACGGCTCCTACCGGGTCGGCGAGGTCGCCCTGGCGCTGTCCGGGCGCGCGTCGTCACCGTACGCCCGGGTCTGCCGCACCGTGCTGACCCGCATCGCCCACCGCACGGGCGAGACGGCGGTCTTGGCGGCACCCACGCCCGAGGGCATGAGGGTGGTCGGGGCCGTCGTTTCGCCCTGGACGCTGCACTCGCCCGCCGAGGTCGGTGAGCTCGTCGTGGACCGCCCGAGTGCGATCGCACGAGCGGGATCTGAGGAGGAGACGACGTCGGGCGGCGGACGTGTCGTCGAGACGACGGTCGGCAAGTCCGTCGAGATCGCCGTGCCGATCCTGGCGCCGGGAGGCGACGCGCTCGCCGTTGTCGCCGTTCGCCTGCCGATGAACCGGGCGAGGCAGGGCATCGCGGTCGCGCGCAAGGCGGTTCTCGAGGCGCGACGCGCGGTGGAACGGGTCGTCGACGCGCGAGGTCAGACTGCATCGCCGTCGGTGCCGGCGGCGATGAGTTCCCCACCGGCATCCCCGCCCGCACCCGCCCTCGCGGCGACGCTCGACATGCTGTGGGCGCTGTCGTCGGGGCCACGGCCGCTCGCGGAGCTGGCCAGGGCGGCGGGGATCCGTCGAGATCGCGCCGTACGTCTGCTGGAGACCTGCCGACGCAGCGGGGTGGTCCGCATCGAGGAGGGTGAGGGGCTGGTGAGCCTCGAGTGGTCGATCCATGGGTGGCAGCGGGCTGCGCTGGCTTCGAGGCTCGTCACCCAAGGAACGCCGGTCGTCGCACGCACGGCTGATCGCGCGGGCGTGTGCGCCTTCATCACGGTGCTGCGGGGAATGCGGTCGGTCACCCTTGTGGAGGAGTTGCGTCACATCGGCCCCGGCCTGGAGATGACGCCGTGGCTCGGGCGGCCGTGCCCCATCCTCAGCTCCGATGGCGGGCCGGCGCTGATGCTTGCGTTCGACGACGACGACATCGGCGCGTTTCTTCCGGCACGGGCGGATGCGCGGGAGTCGGCCGAGTTCTTCCGTCGCGTCCACCTGCTCGGCAAAGACGGCGTGATGGCGCGGGAATCCTTCGAGGAGGCGGGTCAGACCGCGTTCACCGCGCCGATCCGGGATTCCAGCGGAGCGGTCGTCGCGGCAGCGTGCCTCGTGGGGGCGTCGGATGAGATGCGTCCCCGCGTCGCGGAGTTGTCGGACGCGGTGCACACGATGGCCGCGGAGGTGTCGATCCTCGTGGGCTTCGGCGCGGAGTATCCCGGGGGAGCCGTGCCGACACGGTGA